A single region of the Desulfovibrio inopinatus DSM 10711 genome encodes:
- the trxB gene encoding thioredoxin-disulfide reductase: MNRYDAIVIGGGPAGITAALYLLRFQVKVAVVEKLAPGGQVLRTHLVENYPGFPQPVEGWKLADIFAEHLKPYHYDTYNDEVSRIEVGKEMHRLKIGDTWVEARTIIVCTGAVYKELGLPGEKELSGKGVSYCATCDGNFFRDQVVAVIGGGNTALEESLYLARLVKKLYLLHRRDDFRGHKCFQNRCEVNPVITIRRSTLAKRILGDDKVTGIEIENIKTGEKEHLSVDGVFVFVGYDPHGDFYPPEIQLDERGFIITDAEMRTSVPGIFAAGDIRSKLCRQITTAVGDGATAANAAHAYMEEKGFI, encoded by the coding sequence ATGAATAGGTATGACGCCATCGTCATTGGGGGCGGCCCGGCCGGAATAACGGCCGCCCTTTATCTTTTGCGGTTTCAAGTGAAAGTTGCTGTCGTGGAGAAACTTGCTCCAGGAGGGCAAGTCCTTCGAACGCATCTTGTAGAAAACTATCCGGGGTTTCCCCAGCCGGTTGAAGGGTGGAAACTTGCTGATATTTTTGCCGAACATCTTAAGCCGTACCACTATGACACGTACAACGACGAAGTAAGTCGTATTGAAGTCGGCAAAGAGATGCACCGCCTCAAGATTGGCGATACGTGGGTGGAAGCAAGGACGATTATTGTTTGTACGGGAGCTGTGTATAAAGAACTCGGACTCCCTGGAGAAAAAGAGCTGTCGGGCAAAGGTGTATCCTATTGCGCCACGTGTGATGGGAATTTCTTTCGTGATCAGGTGGTTGCGGTTATTGGGGGTGGCAACACCGCGCTCGAAGAATCATTATACTTGGCTCGTCTCGTCAAAAAACTCTACCTCCTTCACCGGCGCGATGACTTCCGGGGACACAAGTGTTTTCAAAATCGATGTGAGGTAAATCCTGTCATCACTATTCGCCGAAGTACATTGGCCAAACGTATTTTGGGAGATGATAAAGTGACCGGCATTGAGATCGAAAACATCAAAACAGGTGAAAAAGAGCATCTGAGTGTCGACGGTGTTTTCGTTTTTGTCGGATACGATCCTCATGGAGATTTTTATCCTCCTGAAATACAGCTTGATGAACGTGGATTTATTATCACGGATGCTGAGATGCGTACTTCAGTCCCTGGGATTTTTGCTGCCGGAGACATCAGGTCAAAATTGTGTCGGCAGATTACGACAGCCGTGGGGGATGGCGCTACCGCTGCGAATGCAGCGCACGCCTATATGGAAGAAAAGGGGTTTATTTGA
- the trxA gene encoding thioredoxin, with translation MAIQLTDSTFESEVLKCDIPVLVDFWAPWCGPCRAMGPVIDELTQEYTGQVKIGKMNVDENPSTPSKYGIRAIPTIILFKNGEVVEQITGAVSKSSIKEMISQKAL, from the coding sequence ATGGCCATTCAACTTACTGACTCCACTTTTGAAAGCGAAGTCCTCAAATGCGATATACCCGTTCTGGTCGACTTCTGGGCCCCCTGGTGTGGTCCGTGTCGTGCTATGGGACCAGTCATCGACGAGTTGACACAAGAATATACTGGGCAAGTCAAAATCGGCAAAATGAACGTCGATGAAAATCCCAGCACCCCGAGCAAATACGGTATTCGTGCTATTCCGACGATTATTTTGTTCAAGAATGGTGAAGTTGTTGAACAAATCACCGGAGCCGTTTCCAAAAGCAGCATTAAGGAAATGATCAGCCAAAAGGCGCTCTAG
- the tsaD gene encoding tRNA (adenosine(37)-N6)-threonylcarbamoyltransferase complex transferase subunit TsaD, producing the protein MIVLGFESSCDETACALVEDGRLIAEHIASQADLHSLFGGVVPELASREHLRLIHRLHQRVLDDAEISPQDIDVVAAARGPGLLGSLLVGLSYAKGVALACDVPLIGINHLQAHLLVAELEQPVTYPALGVLVSGGHTQTVLMESALQYHVLGKTLDDAAGEAFDKAAKALNLPYPGGRLIDILGQNVPPDRSLFPRPYIDNDNLDFSFSGLKTAVSTFIDQHPHLRLKSMPASPDATMLESFPHELKVVCSSLMWSIADALRIKVERALKRTPEVQSIIVAGGVAANSRIRQTMGELAREHNLAFHVPRPAFCMDNAAMIAYAGWKWHAAGYQHALNIDAIARGGKIPDDMIRVNTDTEKCLAEHFA; encoded by the coding sequence TTGATTGTTCTTGGTTTCGAGTCTTCTTGCGATGAGACGGCCTGTGCGCTCGTTGAGGACGGCCGCCTCATCGCAGAGCATATCGCGTCACAGGCTGACCTCCATAGTTTGTTTGGTGGAGTTGTTCCCGAACTTGCTTCACGGGAACATCTTCGACTTATTCATCGTCTGCACCAACGTGTTTTGGATGATGCCGAGATAAGCCCTCAGGATATTGATGTGGTGGCTGCCGCTCGCGGTCCAGGACTTCTCGGAAGCTTATTGGTTGGACTTTCATACGCCAAAGGAGTTGCTTTAGCATGTGATGTCCCTTTGATAGGCATCAATCATCTCCAGGCGCATCTGCTTGTAGCTGAACTTGAGCAGCCCGTGACCTATCCGGCTTTGGGAGTTCTCGTTTCCGGAGGACATACTCAAACCGTACTTATGGAATCGGCTTTACAGTACCACGTGCTTGGAAAAACGTTGGATGATGCTGCCGGAGAGGCGTTTGACAAAGCAGCGAAAGCGCTTAACCTTCCATATCCGGGAGGGCGTCTCATCGATATCCTCGGACAAAACGTGCCGCCTGATAGAAGTTTATTTCCACGTCCCTATATTGATAACGACAATCTCGACTTCAGTTTCAGTGGATTGAAAACGGCTGTATCGACTTTTATAGACCAGCACCCCCACCTTCGATTGAAGTCTATGCCGGCATCGCCAGACGCCACCATGTTGGAATCGTTTCCGCATGAGCTCAAAGTGGTCTGCTCTTCGTTAATGTGGAGCATCGCCGATGCCTTGCGCATTAAAGTTGAACGTGCACTCAAGCGGACCCCGGAAGTACAGAGCATCATTGTCGCCGGTGGTGTCGCCGCCAATAGTCGTATTCGGCAGACCATGGGCGAATTGGCCCGTGAACATAACCTTGCTTTTCATGTGCCGAGACCGGCTTTTTGTATGGATAATGCCGCCATGATCGCCTATGCGGGATGGAAATGGCATGCCGCTGGATATCAGCATGCGTTAAATATTGACGCAATAGCTCGGGGAGGCAAGATTCCTGACGATATGATTCGGGTGAACACCGACACCGAAAAATGTCTTGCTGAACATTTTGCATGA
- the fbp gene encoding class 1 fructose-bisphosphatase, whose product MPQITVTEHLLLHQKESPMATGKFTRLLNELILSAKIITREVNKAGLVDVLGFTGEINVQGEQVRKLDEYANSILIHRMERAGVLCAMASEENADLIDIPPTFPKGNYILIVDPLDGSSNIDVNINVGTIFSIYRRPDDNDHSCADLSDVLRKGSEQVAAGYFLYGTSTMMVYTTGKGVHGFTLDPGVGEFLLSHPDIMTPPRGNVYSVNESYWNYWDEPTQQAIMAMKTPQPHRRKPCSARYVGSLVADFHRNLLTGGVFFYPKDSLDPKKPHGKLRYLCEAAPLAFICEQAGGMATDGEKRILDIEPQTLHERVPLFIGSRDDMLDTMHILNPEATD is encoded by the coding sequence ATGCCGCAAATTACCGTCACGGAACATCTTCTGTTACATCAAAAAGAGTCGCCCATGGCGACTGGTAAATTTACCAGACTTCTCAATGAGCTGATTCTTTCAGCCAAAATTATTACTCGAGAAGTCAACAAGGCTGGATTGGTTGATGTGCTGGGGTTCACCGGCGAAATCAATGTGCAAGGCGAGCAGGTTCGTAAGCTTGATGAATATGCCAACTCTATCCTGATTCACCGTATGGAACGGGCAGGAGTGCTGTGCGCTATGGCTTCCGAAGAGAATGCCGACCTTATCGATATTCCCCCAACTTTTCCCAAAGGAAATTATATTCTCATTGTTGATCCGTTGGATGGATCCTCTAATATTGATGTTAATATTAATGTTGGTACCATCTTTTCCATTTACAGACGGCCTGATGATAACGACCATTCCTGCGCCGATTTAAGCGATGTTTTGCGCAAAGGAAGTGAGCAGGTTGCTGCCGGGTATTTTCTGTATGGGACATCGACCATGATGGTGTACACGACAGGAAAGGGCGTACATGGATTCACCCTGGACCCGGGTGTTGGTGAATTTTTACTGTCTCACCCTGATATTATGACACCTCCACGAGGGAATGTATATTCGGTCAACGAATCCTATTGGAATTATTGGGATGAGCCGACCCAGCAAGCTATTATGGCGATGAAAACACCACAACCGCACCGTCGTAAACCGTGCTCTGCGCGTTATGTCGGGTCGCTTGTCGCAGATTTTCACCGAAATCTTCTCACCGGTGGCGTTTTTTTCTATCCGAAAGATTCACTTGATCCGAAAAAGCCACATGGAAAGTTGCGATATTTGTGTGAAGCAGCTCCATTAGCCTTCATTTGTGAACAAGCCGGTGGCATGGCAACTGATGGTGAAAAACGCATTTTGGATATCGAACCACAAACCTTACATGAGCGTGTCCCGCTTTTTATTGGTTCCCGAGATGATATGCTCGACACCATGCACATCCTCAACCCAGAGGCGACAGATTGA
- a CDS encoding tetratricopeptide repeat protein, producing the protein MISKVELYREVLAIEPHSRVFFSLAKILTETDALDEAIQVLKQGVTFHPDHLEAKLLLVELLSRQGREEEASENFALVARVLSQYPSIWQLWAKKTAAQSKDSSLAMAFLASYFQGQDFTWSEILEKGLASILSESTQDLTTSQSSSSMPVNTESEGEEEPSNEPEETSYELETMPLEEALHDDMSLVEAEEADVSEMSFSDSEETILDDVSLADDEEEEGPVDVNVAPVPHQPSAAPESLPLRGMDEVLRLTGGGGTTLEPADPQTAMTTDDDVEEDEDAHDEDEPDLEADPSAGHGIRTLTMADLLAKHGDLTGAIDIYQELLEKMPHGKAHDALLVKLDDLRRRAGLAASFDVLAEQQATLSAQNEEEPLMQPEEDAFALEEEPQTEEVEQPASPKPKLLGVLESLADRLEARSEA; encoded by the coding sequence GTGATCTCGAAAGTTGAACTCTATCGTGAAGTTCTGGCCATTGAACCACATTCACGGGTTTTTTTCTCTTTGGCCAAAATTCTCACCGAGACCGACGCATTGGATGAAGCAATTCAGGTTCTCAAACAGGGGGTCACATTTCATCCGGACCACCTTGAAGCAAAACTTCTTCTCGTCGAATTGCTCTCCAGGCAAGGAAGAGAGGAAGAAGCTTCTGAAAATTTTGCTTTGGTTGCCCGAGTATTATCGCAATATCCTTCCATATGGCAACTTTGGGCGAAGAAAACCGCCGCACAATCCAAAGACTCCTCGCTTGCTATGGCGTTTTTGGCGTCATATTTCCAAGGTCAGGATTTTACCTGGTCCGAGATCCTTGAAAAGGGGTTGGCGTCAATCTTATCGGAAAGCACACAAGATCTTACCACATCGCAATCGTCTTCTTCCATGCCTGTGAATACTGAGTCGGAAGGAGAAGAAGAACCTTCCAATGAACCAGAGGAAACCAGCTATGAGCTGGAAACGATGCCATTGGAAGAAGCATTGCATGACGATATGTCGCTGGTCGAGGCGGAAGAGGCTGACGTTTCGGAAATGTCTTTTTCGGACTCGGAAGAGACAATACTCGACGATGTTTCTTTAGCGGATGATGAGGAGGAAGAAGGGCCTGTCGATGTGAATGTTGCTCCCGTTCCTCACCAGCCTTCGGCAGCTCCTGAATCCTTGCCTTTACGTGGGATGGATGAGGTCTTGCGTTTGACTGGGGGTGGGGGGACAACTCTGGAGCCAGCAGATCCTCAGACGGCTATGACGACTGATGACGATGTCGAAGAAGACGAAGACGCTCATGATGAGGACGAGCCCGATCTTGAAGCCGATCCATCGGCTGGGCATGGCATTCGTACTCTGACCATGGCCGACCTTCTTGCCAAGCACGGAGATTTGACAGGGGCTATTGATATTTACCAAGAATTACTTGAGAAAATGCCCCATGGTAAAGCGCACGATGCATTACTTGTCAAACTTGACGATTTACGACGCCGGGCGGGACTTGCCGCTTCATTTGATGTCCTGGCAGAACAACAGGCAACCTTATCCGCTCAAAACGAAGAAGAGCCCCTCATGCAGCCCGAAGAAGACGCGTTTGCTCTTGAAGAAGAACCCCAAACGGAAGAAGTTGAACAGCCTGCTTCTCCAAAGCCAAAGCTGCTTGGTGTTCTTGAATCGCTTGCAGACCGGTTGGAAGCTCGAAGCGAGGCATGA
- a CDS encoding FtsB family cell division protein yields MLWRRALLFTLIGLNLFLLYGFFLGNDGLFTYLELKEQYRDLTSILEKTHGKCIDLSQEIRWLKSDREFIEKMTRNKMNYLKQNEILYIFPQSSETTEQGRAGRDLES; encoded by the coding sequence ATGTTGTGGCGACGCGCTCTTCTGTTTACTTTGATCGGTTTGAACCTATTTTTGCTCTATGGTTTTTTCCTCGGTAACGATGGTCTCTTTACCTATCTCGAACTCAAAGAGCAGTATAGAGACCTCACAAGTATACTGGAAAAAACACACGGCAAATGTATTGATTTGAGTCAAGAGATTCGTTGGCTCAAATCAGATAGGGAATTCATCGAGAAAATGACGCGGAATAAGATGAACTACCTCAAGCAGAACGAAATTCTTTATATTTTTCCGCAATCGTCTGAAACTACGGAACAAGGAAGAGCTGGCCGTGATCTCGAAAGTTGA
- the pgsA gene encoding CDP-diacylglycerol--glycerol-3-phosphate 3-phosphatidyltransferase, producing MFNIANNLTLARIAAVPIIVVLLYYPNKTTTFLALIFFIIASITDIFDGIIARRFNIVTNFGKFLDPLADKLLINSILIMLVWLGWVEAWIAVVIVGRETMVTGLRAIAADVGVVIAADKYGKMKTIMQMISLCPLILHYPLLGIDFVPLGTALLYIAVVLTIFSGINYLRRFFKDLHRAA from the coding sequence ATGTTCAATATTGCCAACAACTTGACGCTGGCACGCATTGCCGCCGTTCCAATTATTGTCGTACTGCTTTATTATCCCAATAAAACAACAACGTTTTTGGCATTGATTTTTTTTATCATTGCCTCAATCACCGATATTTTCGACGGAATTATTGCGCGACGTTTTAATATCGTCACCAATTTCGGAAAATTCCTCGACCCTTTGGCAGACAAGCTTCTTATTAATTCCATTCTGATCATGTTAGTGTGGTTGGGTTGGGTTGAAGCGTGGATTGCTGTGGTCATTGTCGGTCGAGAAACCATGGTTACCGGGCTTCGAGCGATTGCCGCCGATGTCGGTGTTGTTATCGCCGCCGATAAGTACGGGAAAATGAAAACGATTATGCAGATGATATCGTTATGCCCACTTATTTTACACTACCCCCTGTTAGGGATTGATTTCGTCCCCTTGGGAACGGCACTTCTCTATATTGCTGTGGTTTTAACCATTTTTTCCGGTATAAATTATCTGCGTCGTTTTTTTAAAGATCTGCATCGTGCTGCATAA
- a CDS encoding Mrp/NBP35 family ATP-binding protein, producing MTNSSCEGCQTTTCSSGKKPGEKSDKQSMQDALISSTLSKIRYKLFVMSGKGGVGKSSLAVNLAAALAHKGFRVGILDVDIHGPSVPKMLGIKGALESDRGSLIKPKQYGENLFVVSMESLLKDPDQAVLWRGPMKTSAIRQFIADVDWGELDFLVIDSPPGTGDEHMTVLKTIPDSLCIVVTTPQEVSLHDVRKAINFLQYAQANILGLVENMSGLICPHCQAEIELFKKGGGEELAKVYGIEFLGAVPLDPATVVAGDVGKPVVDLPADSPAKQALLSLADNIADAAGNSFEAHATISGV from the coding sequence ATGACAAACTCTTCATGCGAGGGGTGTCAGACGACAACATGTAGTTCCGGGAAGAAACCTGGAGAAAAAAGTGATAAGCAGTCCATGCAGGACGCATTGATTTCTTCGACGCTTTCCAAAATTCGCTATAAACTTTTTGTCATGAGCGGCAAAGGTGGAGTGGGCAAGAGTTCCTTGGCCGTAAACCTTGCTGCAGCATTGGCACACAAAGGATTTCGCGTCGGCATCCTGGATGTGGATATCCATGGGCCGAGTGTCCCGAAGATGCTTGGCATCAAAGGGGCGCTGGAGTCGGATAGGGGAAGCCTTATTAAGCCGAAGCAATATGGTGAAAACCTGTTTGTCGTCTCCATGGAATCGCTGCTGAAAGACCCTGATCAAGCGGTACTATGGCGTGGTCCAATGAAGACATCGGCCATTCGCCAATTTATTGCCGATGTTGATTGGGGCGAACTTGATTTTCTCGTTATTGATTCTCCTCCGGGCACGGGGGATGAACACATGACGGTGCTCAAGACCATTCCTGACTCATTGTGTATTGTTGTCACCACACCGCAAGAAGTCTCGCTGCACGATGTTCGTAAAGCTATTAACTTCCTGCAGTATGCTCAGGCCAACATCCTTGGTTTGGTGGAAAACATGAGCGGACTGATTTGCCCGCATTGTCAGGCCGAAATCGAGCTGTTCAAGAAGGGTGGAGGCGAGGAACTCGCTAAAGTCTACGGCATTGAGTTTCTTGGTGCTGTCCCGCTTGATCCTGCAACCGTCGTTGCCGGAGATGTCGGCAAACCTGTCGTTGACTTGCCTGCTGACTCTCCTGCCAAACAGGCATTACTCTCGTTGGCGGATAATATCGCCGACGCTGCCGGCAATAGTTTTGAAGCTCACGCCACAATTAGCGGCGTGTAA
- a CDS encoding protein-L-isoaspartate(D-aspartate) O-methyltransferase, whose translation MVREQIEARGVRDPAVLAAMRAAPRHEFVEEALWPQAYEDHPVPIGHGQTISQPYIVALMSETLEVDPGMRILEIGTGSGYQAAILALMGAEVFTVERVPQLYEAAANRLHRLGFETVHVKFDDGTLGWPEYAPYDRIIVTAGGPKVPVPLVEQLADPGLLIIPVGSTKRSQRLVIIRKQGGRISKREKGGVMFVDLIGAHGWQG comes from the coding sequence ATGGTTCGGGAACAGATTGAAGCTCGGGGTGTACGTGACCCTGCTGTTCTGGCGGCCATGCGGGCCGCGCCACGACACGAGTTTGTGGAAGAGGCGCTTTGGCCGCAGGCATACGAAGATCATCCCGTTCCCATTGGACATGGGCAAACTATTTCTCAGCCGTATATTGTGGCTCTCATGTCTGAAACGTTGGAAGTAGATCCGGGAATGCGTATCCTTGAGATTGGGACGGGTTCCGGGTATCAGGCAGCCATTTTGGCTCTTATGGGAGCTGAAGTGTTTACTGTTGAACGTGTGCCACAGCTGTATGAAGCAGCAGCCAATCGTCTGCACCGGCTTGGTTTTGAAACGGTTCATGTCAAATTTGACGACGGCACTCTAGGGTGGCCCGAATATGCACCGTACGACAGAATCATTGTTACGGCTGGAGGTCCCAAAGTTCCTGTGCCTCTTGTCGAACAGTTAGCTGATCCGGGGTTGCTTATTATTCCTGTCGGTTCAACCAAACGAAGTCAACGGCTTGTCATTATCCGAAAGCAGGGCGGGCGCATCAGTAAGCGAGAGAAGGGGGGCGTTATGTTTGTAGACCTCATTGGCGCCCACGGTTGGCAAGGATAA
- a CDS encoding CBS domain-containing protein, with amino-acid sequence MLKVREIMATDLFTLKEDDSLYDAKQVMELARIRHVPIVSQTNEFRGLITHRDMLALAVSSFAEIDTATQHQLDVGVPIKEIMKTDVLTVSADHPLRDAAQMLLENKYGCLPVVENNILVGIVTESDFLQLTINLMDALDPS; translated from the coding sequence ATGCTGAAAGTGCGTGAAATCATGGCGACCGATTTATTTACCCTCAAAGAAGACGACAGCCTTTACGATGCCAAACAAGTGATGGAATTGGCCCGTATTCGCCATGTTCCTATTGTTTCCCAAACGAATGAGTTCCGAGGGCTTATTACACATCGAGACATGCTTGCATTGGCCGTGTCCAGTTTCGCAGAGATAGACACCGCCACTCAACACCAACTGGATGTCGGTGTTCCCATTAAGGAAATCATGAAGACGGATGTTCTTACAGTATCAGCCGATCATCCACTCCGGGATGCAGCGCAAATGTTGCTCGAAAATAAGTACGGTTGTCTCCCTGTTGTAGAAAACAATATCCTTGTTGGCATCGTTACGGAGTCGGACTTTTTGCAACTCACCATCAATCTCATGGACGCTCTTGATCCCAGTTAA
- a CDS encoding cytochrome c3 family protein has protein sequence MRSKIVSMVVFGMLLSLVFATAGITEDSPKFSDNIVPDTLMCFPLKLTFKRPEETHKTKFAAVKFSHGDHGDVSCASCHHMWDGESEIMSCASEGCHDTFGDRHDTQSYFQAFHNRHAEYSCLGCHTAYNKKLKAEGKDQLQISSCVNNICHKSEG, from the coding sequence ATGCGCTCTAAAATCGTTTCCATGGTAGTTTTCGGCATGCTGCTTTCGCTTGTCTTTGCGACCGCGGGCATCACCGAGGACTCCCCCAAATTCAGCGACAATATCGTTCCCGATACGCTGATGTGTTTTCCCTTGAAACTGACCTTCAAACGACCTGAAGAGACGCACAAAACCAAATTTGCCGCTGTGAAATTTTCTCATGGCGACCATGGCGATGTTAGCTGTGCATCGTGCCATCACATGTGGGATGGTGAAAGCGAAATCATGTCGTGCGCCTCTGAAGGCTGTCACGATACGTTTGGCGATCGCCACGACACGCAATCGTATTTCCAAGCTTTCCATAACAGACATGCCGAATACAGCTGCCTGGGTTGCCACACAGCCTATAACAAAAAGCTCAAGGCCGAAGGCAAAGACCAGCTCCAGATTTCCAGCTGTGTCAACAATATCTGTCATAAGAGCGAAGGCTAA
- a CDS encoding M24 family metallopeptidase, producing MFESLEVLPKAEVESRHTRLRHELKRLCPDAGGMLVFSRPNIYYLSGCLASGVMWLPLEGDPVLLVRKGIGRAQLESPLQHIYEFRSYSQLKDILAEAGSPLTPIVAAAMNGLPWSLGNLLTAKLKGTSFLSGDMSLAVTKAVKSPWELEKIRLTGARHHKGLHDILPERIQPGMTEREISIAVWNVFFELGHQGIMRMENDGEEIFLGHISAGDSANYPSVFNGPVGLRGEHPAIPFMGYAGKVWQKGEPLTIDVGFILEGYHTDKTQVYYAGKKVPDDIQKAHDVCIEVQNFASSKLKAGGVPSAVYADVLQLVEKAGMSEGFMGLGKNKVPFLGHGIGLSIDGYPVIARGFDEPVEERMTIALEPKMGIAGVGMVGVENTFEVTSTSAVCITGDAFNIVTVE from the coding sequence ATGTTTGAGTCTTTGGAAGTGCTGCCCAAAGCGGAGGTCGAATCACGCCATACCCGGCTGCGGCACGAATTGAAACGGTTGTGTCCTGATGCCGGAGGGATGTTGGTTTTCTCTCGGCCCAACATCTATTATTTGTCGGGCTGCTTAGCATCCGGTGTCATGTGGTTGCCGCTTGAAGGCGATCCCGTACTCCTTGTACGCAAAGGTATTGGACGAGCTCAACTCGAATCTCCTCTTCAGCACATTTATGAATTTCGTTCATATTCTCAACTGAAAGACATCCTTGCTGAAGCAGGTAGCCCACTGACACCGATTGTCGCTGCAGCAATGAACGGTCTTCCCTGGAGCTTGGGAAATCTGTTGACGGCAAAACTTAAAGGGACGTCGTTCTTGTCCGGGGATATGAGCTTGGCAGTCACAAAAGCTGTCAAATCGCCTTGGGAACTGGAGAAAATACGATTAACCGGCGCCAGGCATCACAAAGGCCTTCATGACATTCTCCCTGAGCGCATTCAGCCGGGGATGACGGAACGCGAGATTTCCATTGCTGTATGGAATGTGTTCTTCGAGCTTGGTCACCAAGGCATCATGCGTATGGAAAATGATGGAGAAGAAATCTTTCTGGGGCATATTTCAGCTGGCGATTCCGCTAACTATCCGAGTGTATTCAATGGACCAGTAGGGTTGCGCGGCGAACATCCGGCGATACCGTTTATGGGCTATGCCGGGAAGGTTTGGCAGAAGGGCGAGCCACTCACTATTGATGTCGGATTTATCCTTGAAGGCTACCATACCGACAAAACTCAAGTGTACTATGCCGGAAAGAAGGTCCCTGACGACATACAGAAAGCGCATGACGTGTGCATTGAAGTACAAAATTTTGCGTCCTCCAAGTTGAAAGCCGGGGGAGTGCCTTCTGCGGTGTACGCTGATGTTCTTCAGCTTGTAGAAAAAGCCGGGATGTCCGAAGGATTTATGGGGTTGGGGAAAAACAAGGTTCCGTTCCTTGGACATGGGATTGGTTTATCCATTGATGGATATCCCGTGATTGCTCGTGGTTTTGATGAACCAGTCGAAGAGCGGATGACCATTGCCTTGGAGCCCAAAATGGGTATTGCAGGAGTTGGAATGGTCGGAGTGGAAAATACGTTTGAAGTGACGTCGACCAGTGCGGTCTGCATTACGGGAGATGCCTTTAATATTGTGACTGTTGAATAA
- a CDS encoding DMT family transporter produces MNTTKIPLLAILSLLTAMTLWGSSFIAMKIAMQELGPLSVVFGRMALATVCFALIAPKLVKTIRYQSGDWKPLLFMAFCEPCLYFVFESHALKYTQASEAGMVTALLPLMVTGVARVLFKENLSMTGFAGLLVSVLGVILMSAFSEVRENAPNPLLGNTLEFLAMICAAGYIISLKWLTSRYSPLFLTAVQSAVGAVFFLPALLIEPLPESVSFSSMAAVVYLGLVVSIVAYGCNNYGVSQIPASQASIFINLIPVVTLIIAAVVLGESLGPLQMLGGGMVFAGVFLSNIRRRARTPSTL; encoded by the coding sequence ATGAATACAACAAAAATACCACTTCTTGCGATCCTGTCGCTTCTCACGGCTATGACGTTATGGGGAAGCTCCTTTATTGCCATGAAAATCGCCATGCAGGAGCTTGGTCCTTTAAGCGTCGTGTTCGGTCGTATGGCGCTGGCTACAGTCTGCTTTGCACTTATTGCACCCAAATTGGTCAAGACAATTCGTTATCAGTCTGGAGACTGGAAGCCTTTGCTTTTCATGGCCTTTTGCGAGCCATGCCTCTATTTTGTTTTTGAATCGCATGCATTGAAATATACCCAGGCCTCCGAAGCCGGCATGGTCACCGCGCTGTTGCCACTCATGGTTACGGGTGTCGCTCGGGTACTTTTCAAAGAAAACCTGTCCATGACTGGTTTCGCAGGACTCCTGGTTTCAGTCCTCGGGGTCATTCTTATGAGCGCATTTAGCGAAGTGCGAGAAAACGCACCGAATCCACTTCTGGGCAATACGCTGGAATTTCTCGCTATGATCTGTGCAGCGGGATATATTATCTCATTAAAGTGGTTGACGAGCCGTTATTCTCCGCTTTTTCTCACTGCGGTTCAGTCAGCCGTCGGCGCGGTCTTCTTCCTCCCTGCATTGTTGATCGAACCCTTGCCCGAAAGCGTCTCCTTCTCATCTATGGCAGCGGTCGTCTATCTCGGTCTCGTCGTTTCTATTGTCGCTTACGGGTGTAATAACTACGGTGTCAGTCAAATTCCCGCGTCCCAAGCTTCAATTTTTATCAACCTTATTCCGGTCGTAACGCTCATCATCGCAGCCGTCGTACTGGGAGAAAGCCTCGGCCCCCTGCAAATGCTCGGGGGCGGGATGGTTTTTGCCGGTGTTTTTCTGAGCAATATACGAAGACGAGCACGCACCCCGTCAACACTTTAG